A stretch of DNA from Schistocerca americana isolate TAMUIC-IGC-003095 chromosome 3, iqSchAmer2.1, whole genome shotgun sequence:
acataggctctaaagtgcTAACGTTAAtagctatcagcacttgttcatctttgctactgtaaaacgcacctcttctactgaaaaagtgctcatagcataTAAGTTACGGCCTTTAGAAGCCATGTTTACAACTGTGTTTATCTTTGTTTTATCAGTACTACTTTCTCCTGAAAACACAGAGATGGCAGTAGAAGAGGTCCATTGTCACAGGTATTGGAatgattttcgcttacaactttctaTCTGGTTGTTTCCTGACCAGAATACCGTGCCGCAAATTGATTCATTTACCCTTCTCCGTTATTcctgaaagtttgcaacatcatcacggaatcgccctgtATAAATCTCATAACtttgatgtttccaaaatgagaattACGTTACGCTGGGACGGAAGAAATCACCTGTGCCAAATCACTATGGCACAGCTTAGTTGTTCAATGTAGATAAACAAATCTCTTCTTCAGACATCCGCAGTTGTGGTAACAAAATCTTAGAAACACAACACCCTGTAAAGCTTTATGGTAATCTTTAATGGAACATGCCGGTCGGGGtcgccaagcggttaaaggcgctacagtctggaaccgcgcgaccgctacggtcgcaggttcgaatcctgcctcgggcatggatgtgtgtgatgtccttaggttagttaggtttaagtagttctaagttataggggactgatgaccttagaagttaagtcccatagtgctcagagccattttttcatggaACATGACCAGTCTCGTGGCTTATCGCCGCATCCGCCTGTGTACATAATACTTTAAGTCGTTAAAGACATCGGTGTAGCAATGAAGGGAGACACAACCTTCACTAGTAAAACGGCTATGCCCGCCAAATGCAAGTAGTCAATCACAGTGAGTatgaaaatgtagatgaagataccgTTGTTCCTTGTATGCACAGATCAGTCAAGAATATTCTTcgtgttttcatttgtgtgtaaTAATAACTGAGGACCATAACTTCCTCTGACACTGAACCTGTACTCGACTTGCTAAGTGTGATCAAAAGATGACCGGGTGCAACAGATAATATGCCCACTTCTCCACACCCGCACAAGCAAACTGCAGCTTTTCATTTCAAAGTAGCGCACTGTGCAGACCTGCACTGTTAGCCAGTCTGCAAAAGCCGCCACCACTTTTTAGTTACTCTGTGTACGGACGGGCTGTGAATGTGGTGTGAATGAAAAATGTATGTGCTTGACATATTAGTTATATAACGAGTTAGTTTTCAGTCTCCTAATGATTCATCATCATATGCACAACATGATTAAAAGAATGCGGACACCTAATAATGGACTTTTACTAGCGGCTGTGTCTATGCTTCCCCTTTTATGATGGGATGAACTCTGCTAAGAACACTTCCAGTGATAACTGTGGAGGAGTaacagcctaatgacggaaaacatcACCagaccacctcctccatacttcactgtttggACTACACATGATGAGAAGCAATATTGTCCAGGCAGCCTCTAAACCTGAACCCTTCTCTCACATTGCCATAGGGTACAGAGAGATTCATCATTCCagttactcgtttccagtcatccactttcCAGCGACTCAGCTCTTTCGCCACCTGAAGCAtaacttagcactgactacagatatTTGTGGGTTATTAGAAGGTGCTCGACCAttgcacagttttctttttaaCTGAGCACAGTCATTCTGATGGCTAGACAGCTGGTGGCATTTTtgaactcacgagtgactccttccgatgatttctttttgttttttacagTCGTCCTTCGCAATTACCGATGGTCGTGAGATCTGGCTGATCTTAGTCTGGCGGTGGTTTTcctttcgtgtttccacttcacagtcacatcagcaaCTTTAGCATGTAcagattttaaaatgttgaaacgtcCATGGTCGATTTGTTGCTGATAGGAAATCCAGTAACCTGACAACGCTCCCAAGCAGAACTATAAATATGTAACTGTTTTTCAGAATCCAGACGCTGTATTGAATTTTATGATGTGAAGGAATGGCAATATTACTTAATGGGCGTGAGACTGTTTTATAATCTATCAAGACGATCTATACAAATTTTACGAAATAACCTTTGGTTAAATTGCAGCACGTGGTAACCACTGGTAGGTTGAAAGCTAAATGATTAAAACAGAATTTAAGCTGCAACTCCGTGTCGCAGAAACCAGAATACGTAAATCTACTTTTAGTTTAAAAATGCTTACTTTGCAGTGACATGTTAATTTATGCTGTAAGTAATCTCAATAGTTTTGTTCTGCTTTAAGATACTGATATCTTAAATGAATCACACTGATCCGTAAAGATCTTCATTATTTAATTTGTAATCGGAAAACGACGATTAGTGTCGACAATTTTATACAAAGGTAATTTATACAAAGTTAACTGTCTCTCTTGTTCAGGAACATTACAAGTGCGGTTCTGGCTGTTAATTAGAGCACTACACAAATTTGTCACTACCGATGCATAACTACTTTTGCCCCGACAGTCCGTCTACTCGACTTAAATATTATTGATGGAATAGAGTGACATTCttaagctactgaagaatgctgattaACGGCTAAACCGGCCAACTATCGCTATTGTTATATTCATTGTTGTCAACACAATATCAATGAATTTTTCATATGTTTACGAGTTTATTTCTATCATACTGTTTGTAATATGTTGCAGATCACTGGCTGTTTTGTACGACTGTCGGGAATGAAAACAAGCAGCTTTACAAGCTGGTGGTGATGCATTGAAGAGGCAGTGAAGAAAAAAGTATTTTGGTGGGCTGTTAAATCCAAGTGACGTGTTTATGTTCCGAGATACATCTACAGTGAATACCAATGATGATTAGGTAACTGGACTAACGTAAAACATTCGAGCATATTGACAATATAGCTTATCTTCTGCGTAACAGGCTTCAAAAATTAGTATCTTTCTGAGTGCTGTGATATGGGTTCAAATGGATACAGGATACCAAGAAGAATAAAACACACCATTCttgcataaaataaattaaatggaGTGTATTTCAGCGTGAAGAAAGCCAAATATTATCAGGGATGCCATCCTTTTGTTCTTCGGATTACCGCCCTCGTAGCACGTGCAGGCGACCGTGTGACGTAATGCGGCTGGTGAGCAGCCACGACCGGCGGAGAGGCGCCAACGTCCTCCGCCTCCGGTAAACCATGTGCCAGACGCAGCGGGAGCGATGGCCGTGGCGGCAGTGCTGCGGCCTCCCGCCGGTGTCCCTGGTGctggccgccgctgccgccgcctgggCGCTCACCACCCCCTGCCTGGCCAGCCacccccaccgccaccaccaccagctgCAGCAGCGCTACCTGCAGGAGGCGGACGGAGCCAAGGCGCACCTCAGCGCCTGGAAGGCCGCCTGGCCCGTGAAGCGCGAGGCGGTGGTCGAGGGCGAGCTGGTGCTGGGCGGGCTCATGATGGTGCACGAGCGCTCCGACACGGTGACGTGCGGGCCCGTGATGCCGCAGGGCGGCGTGCAGGCGCTCGAGACCATGCTCTACACGCTGGACAGGATCAACGCGCCGCCCTCGCTGCTGCCCAACGTCACCATCGGCGCGCACATACTCGACGACTGCGATATGGACACTTACGGTCTGGAGATGGCGGTCGACTTCATCAAAGGTACAGGAAATGTAAATTACTTCCTTTATCTAAGAATACAGACAACTGTGGATGTACTGTCTGTACAGATGTAAATTACGGGCTGGAGCGTAATACGGCCTTTCTACAATGTCTACCTTCTACGTGTCAATGTTTCATTATTCCTCTTTCATAATTTATCCTACATACACCCATTTAAGTACGACATATCTGAAATAGCGGTTGGCGTGTATCTGGGAGTGGTAAGATGTTGAGCcaaaattttcaaaaaactttatatattatttatttgcttcattgttttaaaattgagaaatgaaacaaGTCAAAAGGAGCGGTATggtacacattgttgttgttgtcgagagactggtttgatgcagctctccatgctattgtatcctgtgcaagcatgttcatctctgagtaactactacatcctacatccttctgaatctgcttactgcgttcatctctttgtctccctctacgatttttaccctccacgcttccctacagtactaaattgttgaacacatgatgcctcagaatgtgtcctatcaaccgatcccttcttctagtcacaatacgtcacaaatttctttctccccagttctgttcggtagctcctcatcagttacgtgacctACCAATCTAATTTTGACcattctttcgtagcaccacatttctcttcgtgtctcaactgtttattgtccatgtttcacttccatacatactccacacaaataccttcagagaggacttcctgacagttaaatctatactcaatgttaacaaatcattttcttaccatttccagtctacattttatatcctccctacttccaccattatcatttatttactttcaaaatggttcaaatgagtctgagctctatgggacttaacatctgaggtcatcagtcccctacaacttagaactgcttaagcctaacacaaccatgcccgagcaaggattcgaacctgcgaccgtagcagacacacggtcccagactgaagcgcccagaaccgctcggccacaacgattagctatttagcttcccaaatagcgaaactcatctaccactttaaatgtctcgtttcctaatctaattcccattcGACTactctccattatcctcgtttgatttgttcatgttcatcttatatgttcttttcaagacactgactattccattcaactgttgtaGCAAGTccatttctgtctctgacagaattacaatgtcatcagcaaacatcaaggTTTtggtttcttctccctggattttaattcctactcctaatttttcttttgtttcccttactgcttgctcaatactcaGTTTGAGTAAATATCACAGATagactacaaccctttctcactcccctgTCAACCATTGCTTCGTTTccgtgccactcgactcttataacagacatctgctttctgcacagattgtacatgacagaaaatgtaaaatcGTTAATAGCTACAACATTGGAAATAGCGCAGATTTTATCAAAATCAATAAGTTTCCAGGCTATAacaaaagagctgaaaacaaatgttTTGTTAACATAAGACTAGTTCCCTTCAAATCCAAAACTGACACGGTAACATGAAATCCAGGTAAACTCACATCGCAAGCCAGAAGATCTTACAAGCCTCGTAGAACTCTTAACAAAATAATGGAAGTGTGCATACCTCAGGACTGTAATCTTGAATTTAAATAATTACTGTAGCAACGTAAATGGAATACACAGTAAAAACGGTTGCCCATCTTGACAAATGAGCCGTTACTCGAATGCACATAACCGAAAAAGTTAATGTTTTGCGGATGAAGAAAACAGACATACGATTAGCGGGAAGCAATCAACATTAAAATAGATTTCTGTTTGATTTCTACCGGTAAGTTTAAAGTAAGTCAAGCATCTACTATTAAACTGAATTCTGATCCATGTAGAGATCTAACACAATTATAGTTGTCTCTGCTCATAGTTAAGCAGCATTACACACGATATCCTACACTGAATGAACGATCAAATTCATTTAGTGAATGTGAACGGCCCATTTTGGTGCTACAGTCAGCGGCAAAATTGCTcatagttttttcttttttatcaatgTGTTTGGCTGTAAGTAAACACCAGCAGCACAACATCCACAACCAAACCAGGGAAGTGAGATAAATACCAACTCCGGTGACACAAACTCACGACTATAAACGCATTGGGAAACAATGATTCTTCAACTGACATATGCGCACCGTTTCCGCAAACTCCAATAACATGAAGAATCCGACTGCCGTCCTCGGTGAGAGGTCCCAATTACCCACCGAACAGAAGACCAACATTCCGCCCAAAAGGAAAAAGCATTTTTTTAAGTGAACTCGACGATTGGCTCTCGCACGGGACGCCGACTAACCTGTCGATTGGGAACACCAAACAAAGCAGTTTCATGACGGACAGGAATCAATTGTAACACGCGTGCGGCTCAGTATCACTGAACACAAATCTACAGCAATTTTTAGTACCGCTTGGCTTCAGGTAACACAATATTAGAGTCTGACCAAGGACGTGAGGTTCCGGTGGTTCGTTGGAAAGTAATAATGTAACCATTGTTCATTCGCTTTGATTACCTTTGTTTCTTT
This window harbors:
- the LOC124606144 gene encoding metabotropic glutamate receptor 2-like encodes the protein MCQTQRERWPWRQCCGLPPVSLVLAAAAAAWLQQRYLQEADGAKAHLSAWKAAWPVKREAVVEGELVLGGLMMVHERSDTVTCGPVMPQGGVQALETMLYTLDRINAPPSLLPNVTIGAHILDDCDMDTYGLEMAVDFIKGTGNVNYFLYLRIQTTVDVLSVQM